A genomic window from Actinomycetes bacterium includes:
- a CDS encoding SHOCT domain-containing protein, giving the protein MYDHYGRMGGGGLFLVFLALLVFFGLVAVLLVWAWSRRPSTPVGGPAAPTGKGSSARVILDERFARGEIDEEEYRRRRTLMEGGPGA; this is encoded by the coding sequence ATGTATGACCACTACGGCCGCATGGGCGGCGGCGGGTTGTTCCTGGTGTTCCTGGCCCTGCTGGTGTTCTTCGGGCTGGTTGCCGTGCTGCTGGTGTGGGCCTGGTCCAGACGCCCGAGTACGCCGGTGGGGGGACCGGCCGCTCCCACGGGCAAGGGGTCGTCGGCCCGGGTGATCCTGGACGAGCGGTTCGCTCGGGGGGAGATCGACGAGGAGGAGTACCGCCGTCGCCGCACCCTGATGGAAGGCGGTCCGGGTGCCTGA
- a CDS encoding sulfocyanin-like copper-binding protein yields the protein MPEVSRRALIAISAVSAVVLALLGTAVVAVLSGGGSAAGPMAGLAPGNGAWPDSSCSQPSEPGQVVTFTARDMGTGGAMMGGTAAGPMMFMPRVASVPSGTVTVVLVNAGSRPHELLVFPLTAGQVAGQRPVGTDDRIAETGVVGEVQAVCPPDAGTDGIVPGGNAQVTLTLAPGRYEVVCNLPGHYRHGMSAALTVT from the coding sequence GTGCCTGAGGTGAGCCGCCGCGCCCTCATCGCCATCTCGGCGGTGTCGGCCGTGGTGCTCGCGTTGTTGGGGACGGCGGTGGTGGCGGTCCTGAGTGGCGGTGGCTCCGCCGCCGGGCCGATGGCCGGGCTGGCTCCGGGCAACGGTGCGTGGCCGGACTCGTCCTGCTCCCAACCGTCCGAACCGGGCCAGGTGGTGACGTTCACCGCCCGGGACATGGGGACGGGCGGCGCGATGATGGGCGGGACGGCGGCGGGGCCGATGATGTTCATGCCCCGAGTCGCCTCGGTGCCCTCCGGCACAGTCACCGTGGTCCTGGTCAACGCGGGGAGCCGCCCGCATGAGTTGCTGGTTTTTCCGCTCACTGCAGGGCAGGTAGCCGGGCAGCGCCCGGTTGGTACGGATGACCGGATCGCCGAGACGGGAGTGGTCGGGGAGGTGCAGGCGGTGTGCCCGCCGGACGCCGGAACAGACGGGATCGTCCCCGGGGGCAACGCTCAGGTCACGCTGACCCTTGCCCCGGGCCGCTACGAGGTGGTCTGCAAC